The genomic stretch TCAGGGGCAGCATGGTGTGTTGGAACTACTGAATTATGTACACTACATGCAGCGAATCACTATTTCTGTTGCTGCACATGTATGCCACCGTGGTTACCCTTCTACTGATCCAGTGGTGTGGCGCTGAACGTATGTTGCTCCTTGTAGATGTTCCTGTCAAAAGGAAGATTGAGAAGAACAGGGAGAAGGTTCTTTACCACGAGAGCGTGTTGAAGCGGAACCAGTACGTGCAGCCAGTCCCGTCTTCTTTGGTGTcaaagaaggataagaagaagtTCAAGAAGCAcgcaaagaagaaggaattgaaGGAATCAAAGGAGGACAAAAGTGTTCCCATGGTATGTAACTGTTGGAGAAGTATGCgtcttcctttctctttgaggccCAGCTTGCTGATtgctggatttgtttggtttgcagGAGGAGGATTCAACCGAGCCAAACCTTGACATCTGGGGTGGAGATGGTAAAGGAGATGCTTTGCCTAAGAAGGGGATGAAAAGGCTTCTGAAAAATGTAAGTTTGTATTTTGTAAAATCTGCAGTCATCAGTTGCTGTATTCGGTGGAAGCTGTTCCATTTTTTTGTCGGTCTTAAAAGTTTATTAATACCATGGATAACTACTTGCAGAGGTCTACTACGTCTGTTATTCCTGCGGTTGAAGTTGAGCCTCCAGGGTGTTCATTTAATCCTAAATTTGAAGACCATCAAGTATGTGCTTCAAGATATGTTCTAAGTTTTAAGATATTTGCAGTTTTATCCACTTAGTAATCTCTAGAGCTTTGGCTGTTGGATATCTTGGTGCATTCTCTTACAGATGTTTATTTTGTTGGCCTTTGCAGGACTCTCTTGCTCAAGCTGTTGCTGATGAAATGCGTAAGATCTACACGAAAGAGTTAGGCCCCAAACCAGTGCCACTCACTGTTCTTGGCGAAGCAGTCGCTGAAGAAGATGTAAGTTCTATGACCAACTCATACTGAGTCTCAAACATAGCTCGTCTTGAAGATGATTTAAGTTTGGACAACATCCCAACCTTCTATATGAATCCCGAACTATGCTTTTTAAATACTTCTCACTAATTGTACTAAGATATGCATTATGTATTTAAATGCCTTTTAGAGAGTTAGGTTGTATTGAAGATATCTGTTGTATTCTGGAAAGTCTACCTTGCACCAagtataatttttttgttgtaatggTGGATTTATCGAAGAGAATGACCATTCAGGTACAGACAGCATTAGTATAATGACTGAGATTATTCATCTATTCTTCTTTAAAAGGTGCTATGATAATTTCTCATTCTGAGATTTTCCATTCTAGTCTCTAGAATTTCTGTAAGTATAAGATTATCCATATGTTTGTCAAAGTAGTCCATACCCAGGCTGTTGCCATCTAGGCTATGAAGAGTAATTTAAGCAATGTAATGTGAatttcgttattgaatgtgtatttGAACTAGTTTGGTTCATTCTTGATCCTGAAATGCTCAAAACCAGATGTACAAGAATGAAATAATATAGCATGGTTTTGAGGAGTAAAGTTAGCAATGTAATGTGAATTTTTCGGAGTACCTGTCTGCTGTTGACTTATTAGTGTCGAAATAATATACTCCAGTATGGTTCTGTCCTGTACTAatggcttgtgtgtgtgtgtgattttACATTACATTTAATAACTATCTTTTTTCTTTCATCTGGCCTGCAGAAATTTTTCCTTGATGCTGCTgatgatggagatggagatgctgcaGAAGGTGACGGAGATGGAGTTGCTGCAGAAGGCGACGGAGATCAGGATGCTGATGCTCTAGCTGGGGAGAGGTAAACTCGGCTATGTCCAATCTCTAGTTGTTATGCGTAACGCTGTACTGTTCTGGCTTTAGTACATGATGCTTTTATTTTCAAGGCCTTTGTGGTTAGTACATGTTAATGATGACTTAAGTTTACTGTCACACAGTCATTCATGGTGCTAAGCTTTGTGTTATTTTTCCTCTGATACCATTAAACAGCTAGCAGAGTATGATGCTGGATATCTGTTTAGAGCACCTAGATGAATACACATTTGCAGTGTTTCTGATAATGTCCATGTGAATTTTAGCTTTGCATCTTTAGAACCTCTCAAGAGCAGTTTGTAAGGGTTTTGTTGTTTTGAAAATAAGCTCCCTTTTTTACCCTTCAATTTGAAGGTTTTTGTGTCAACTTGTAAAATATTATAGGAGTCACTGTCGTTGCCAGTATATCTTTGCAGATGCTAATACGTTTTATTGGTATAATTTATTATTTTTCAGGAAGAACAAAACAAAACGAGTTACAAGAGTAGAACTGAACAAAAGAGCTCGTCGTAAGGAGAGGTTGAGGACAGAAGCAGATGCAAAGAAATTAGAAGTTCTTTCGAAGCAAATTGACAGGTAGGTTTCACATTCTTATTGTATCAAGCTCCCAAGAATGGTCCAATCTTAGTCGTCTGGTTAcattttttttgctattttttgcAGCTTGCCTAATATAATAGCTGAGATAGCTAAAGAGGATGAGGAAAAGGAGAAAATGCACACGCGGCGAACTCTCGCTAAGGAGGAAAGACTTAAGTCAGCCCCACGCCGTCTGGGCAGACACAAGTATGTTCCTAACATGAATTTAGTTGGCTCACACTTGTTTACATTAATGTTCCCCCACAGTGGTGTATGAGGTCACATTTAAGTTAGTTGCTGGATGTTTCTAAAAGACCAGCACTAGTTCATTTTTCCTTCTTGAAGATTATGCAATTGTCATTCAGGGAAGCTCTCTTTGAGAACTATTATGCTGTATTTTCCGAACAGCTGCAGATTTATCATAGCAAATCTGGTCTGCATATTTTAA from Lolium rigidum isolate FL_2022 chromosome 4, APGP_CSIRO_Lrig_0.1, whole genome shotgun sequence encodes the following:
- the LOC124707980 gene encoding ribosome biogenesis protein NOP53-like, producing the protein MGKAAKGSRKGKKAWRANIRTDDIDEFYEKQTRDAHAGAAAIPSLPSDSLFFVDKPASASTSAAADPAPQDVPVKRKIEKNREKVLYHESVLKRNQYVQPVPSSLVSKKDKKKFKKHAKKKELKESKEDKSVPMEEDSTEPNLDIWGGDGKGDALPKKGMKRSTTSVIPAVEVEPPGCSFNPKFEDHQDSLAQAVADEMRKIYTKELGPKPVPLTVLGEAVAEEDKFFLDAADDGDGDAAEGDGDGVAAEGDGDQDADALAGERKNKTKRVTRVELNKRARRKERLRTEADAKKLEVLSKQIDSLPNIIAEIAKEDEEKEKMHTRRTLAKEERLKSAPRRLGRHKFEPAPVQVLLTEEISGSLRQLKGCCNLARDRYKSIEKRGMLAPNKKISKRRRR